One region of Herpetosiphonaceae bacterium genomic DNA includes:
- the rfbB gene encoding dTDP-glucose 4,6-dehydratase, producing the protein MTTILITGVAGFIGSNFAHYIAENYPNYRIIGIDKLSAYSNRANVASLESLEKMRFFQADITSRDQMEHIYQEYHPDYIVNFAAESHNDRAIKHPTVFVESNTLGAQVLLELSREYGMRRHIHISTIEVYGEQAPDVPYFTESSPLNAKTPYSAAKAAGDLIVRAYMQTYTAMDICITHCANNYGPYQFPEKLIPLAITNVLRGKKVPLYGDGAQRRDWLHVLDHCRGIDLVLHQPNKPSFNPSEAAIDSGKLPIYDFSARQEMSNIEIISRVLEELKLNPEEWIEFVADRPNHDRRYLINPEKVERELGFKPSIKIEDGIAQTVRWYVDNRSWWEDILARAGSLQIDWSKR; encoded by the coding sequence ATGACAACCATATTAATTACCGGTGTTGCGGGATTTATTGGTAGTAATTTTGCACATTACATTGCAGAAAACTATCCTAATTACCGGATTATTGGTATTGATAAACTCAGCGCGTATTCTAATCGTGCAAACGTTGCAAGCCTGGAGTCGCTTGAAAAGATGAGGTTTTTTCAGGCGGATATTACCAGTCGCGATCAAATGGAACATATTTATCAGGAGTATCATCCTGATTATATTGTTAATTTTGCTGCCGAAAGCCACAACGATCGCGCGATTAAGCATCCTACGGTTTTCGTTGAGTCAAACACGCTTGGCGCACAGGTGCTTCTGGAGCTTTCGCGCGAGTATGGCATGCGGCGTCATATTCATATTTCGACGATCGAGGTCTATGGTGAGCAAGCGCCGGATGTGCCCTACTTCACCGAGTCGAGCCCGCTGAATGCGAAGACGCCCTACTCCGCTGCCAAAGCGGCCGGCGACCTGATCGTCCGCGCGTATATGCAGACGTACACTGCTATGGATATTTGCATCACGCACTGCGCAAATAACTATGGCCCGTATCAGTTTCCGGAGAAGCTCATTCCGCTGGCGATCACGAATGTATTGCGCGGCAAGAAAGTGCCGCTGTACGGCGACGGCGCGCAGCGGCGAGACTGGCTGCATGTGCTCGATCACTGCCGGGGCATCGATCTCGTGCTGCATCAGCCCAACAAGCCCTCCTTCAATCCGTCGGAGGCGGCGATTGATTCGGGCAAGCTGCCGATCTACGATTTTTCGGCGCGGCAGGAGATGTCAAATATCGAGATCATCAGCCGAGTGCTTGAGGAGCTTAAGCTGAATCCTGAGGAGTGGATTGAGTTTGTCGCCGACCGGCCCAATCACGACCGCAGGTATCTGATCAATCCGGAAAAAGTCGAGCGCGAGCTGGGCTTCAAGCCCTCGATCAAAATCGAGGACGGCATTGCCCAGACGGTGCGCTGGTATGTCGACAACCGCTCGTGGTGGGAGGATATTCTCGCCCGTGCGGGCTCGCTCCAGATCGACTGGAGCAAGCGGTAG
- a CDS encoding class I SAM-dependent methyltransferase: protein MELIHGKQTSRIDPATFAARLVGYREVTIDIGTGDGLYVAYLAKTHPARLVIGIDACREQLRTISRRAPQNVLFVVANALALPDELAGRASALAINFPWGSLLVGLLNGDPALLDGLYRIAQPGATLELRLNAGACIEAGTSLLEGGALVRQALCDRGFRAGSLQQMDADALRACPTTWSRRLAFGRDPHALYLRASVPISRQLHSAQPPDQPPV, encoded by the coding sequence ATGGAGCTTATACACGGCAAACAGACATCGAGAATCGATCCGGCTACATTCGCCGCGCGGCTGGTCGGCTATCGTGAGGTGACGATCGACATCGGCACGGGCGACGGGCTCTACGTCGCGTATCTGGCGAAGACTCATCCGGCGCGGCTGGTGATCGGCATTGATGCGTGCCGCGAGCAACTGCGCACGATCTCGCGGCGCGCGCCGCAGAACGTGCTGTTCGTGGTCGCGAATGCGCTGGCACTGCCCGACGAGCTTGCAGGTAGGGCCAGCGCGCTGGCGATTAACTTCCCGTGGGGCAGCCTGCTGGTCGGCTTGCTCAACGGCGATCCGGCGCTGCTTGACGGGCTGTACCGCATCGCCCAGCCGGGTGCCACGCTTGAGCTGCGCCTGAACGCGGGCGCGTGTATCGAGGCGGGCACGTCGTTGCTGGAAGGCGGCGCGCTGGTGCGACAGGCGTTGTGCGATCGAGGATTTCGCGCCGGTTCGCTTCAGCAGATGGACGCAGACGCGCTGCGCGCCTGCCCGACCACGTGGTCCAGGCGTCTGGCATTTGGCCGAGATCCGCACGCGCTCTACCTGCGCGCCAGCGTACCGATCAGCAGGCAGCTCCATTCAGCGCAGCCACCTGACCAGCCGCCGGTTTAG
- a CDS encoding alpha-glucosidase/alpha-galactosidase, with protein MPKITFIGAGSTVFARNLLSDIFLFPELSDATITLFDIDAARLETSEIVARRVAQARGAQPVIESTTDRRRALEGADYAICMIQVAGYKPGTVIDFEIPKKYGLRQTIADTLGIGGIMRGLRTVPVLLDMCRDMEELCPDVTFLNYVNPMAINCWALSRASSIKTVGLCHSVQHTASELARDIDVPVEEINYLCAGINHVAFYLRFERAGQDLYPLIHQVAAEGRVPAGNRVRYEMLRRTGYFVTESSEHFSEYVPWFIKRDRPDLIERFNIPLDEYITRCEVQIADWDGMRAALEDPDPHAIARYERAKLEEQMKRRAQHDPRAAEQARALLETPQQIPAARHSGEYGSLIIHSLETNQPRVIYGNVPNHGLIDNLPQGCCVEVPCLVDKNGVQPTRIGTIPPHLAAIMQTNINVQSLTVEAALTGRREHIYHAAMLDPHTAAELDLDQIWSLVDELLEAHGEWLPAYASSSR; from the coding sequence ATGCCTAAGATCACGTTCATTGGTGCCGGAAGTACCGTCTTTGCCAGAAACTTACTCAGTGACATTTTTCTGTTTCCTGAGCTATCCGATGCGACGATCACGCTCTTCGACATCGATGCTGCCCGGCTGGAAACATCCGAGATCGTCGCGCGGAGAGTGGCCCAGGCGCGTGGCGCTCAGCCGGTGATCGAATCGACGACCGATCGCCGCCGCGCGCTTGAGGGTGCCGATTATGCGATCTGTATGATCCAGGTGGCTGGTTACAAGCCCGGCACGGTCATCGATTTTGAGATCCCCAAGAAGTACGGCCTGCGCCAGACCATCGCCGATACGCTAGGCATCGGCGGGATTATGCGCGGCCTGCGGACGGTTCCCGTGCTGCTCGATATGTGCCGCGATATGGAGGAGCTGTGTCCCGACGTGACCTTTCTCAACTACGTCAATCCGATGGCGATCAACTGCTGGGCGCTCAGCCGTGCAAGCTCGATCAAGACAGTTGGCCTGTGTCACAGCGTGCAGCATACCGCCTCGGAGCTTGCCCGCGACATCGATGTGCCGGTGGAAGAGATCAACTATCTGTGTGCCGGGATTAATCATGTGGCCTTTTACCTGCGGTTCGAGCGCGCAGGGCAGGATCTCTATCCGCTGATCCATCAGGTTGCCGCCGAGGGACGAGTGCCCGCCGGGAATCGCGTGCGCTATGAGATGCTCAGGCGAACCGGCTATTTCGTGACCGAGTCGAGCGAGCATTTCAGCGAGTATGTGCCCTGGTTCATTAAGCGCGACCGGCCCGATCTGATCGAGCGCTTCAATATTCCGCTCGACGAATACATCACCCGCTGTGAGGTGCAGATCGCCGACTGGGACGGGATGCGGGCCGCGCTCGAAGATCCCGATCCTCACGCTATCGCGCGCTATGAGCGGGCGAAGCTGGAGGAGCAGATGAAGCGTCGTGCGCAGCACGATCCGCGTGCGGCTGAGCAGGCCCGCGCGCTGCTGGAGACGCCACAGCAGATCCCAGCGGCGCGGCACTCAGGCGAGTACGGCTCGCTGATTATCCACTCGCTCGAAACCAACCAGCCGCGTGTGATCTATGGAAACGTGCCCAATCACGGCCTGATTGACAATCTGCCGCAGGGCTGCTGCGTGGAAGTGCCGTGTCTGGTCGATAAGAACGGCGTGCAGCCGACCAGGATCGGCACGATCCCGCCGCATCTGGCGGCGATCATGCAGACCAATATCAATGTTCAGTCGCTCACGGTTGAGGCCGCACTGACGGGCAGGCGCGAGCACATCTACCATGCTGCTATGCTCGATCCGCACACGGCGGCAGAGCTGGACCTGGATCAGATTTGGAGCCTGGTGGATGAGCTGCTCGAAGCGCATGGCGAGTGGCTGCCAGCCTACGCATCATCGAGCAGGTGA